A window of the Sulfurihydrogenibium sp. genome harbors these coding sequences:
- the galT gene encoding galactose-1-phosphate uridylyltransferase: MNEIRHNFLKDTWVIISADRARRPHEYNISIYEESTDLTKCPFEHGNEDKTPPEIFAIRPNGSPPNTPGWKVRVFPNKYPALKIENLPIREGEFIFEKISGFGAHEVIVETPDHFKHIQDFEDEDFINMFITFKQRILDLYKDLRIKYVHVFKNHGKEAGKSIVHSHSQLIALPIIPKLQKTMILQSKKYFYEKERCYLCDEIKTEKKLKIRTIYENDNFIAYCPYASLFPFEIKIAPEFHSHDFTNISDLQLKDLADVLKFSVRKLNKTLINPSFNLILYTSPPIRNSITDEEIYKGLDLHFHWHIEILPRITTLAGFELGTDYYINPTPPEDAAKYLIEVI; this comes from the coding sequence ATGAACGAGATAAGACATAACTTTCTTAAAGATACGTGGGTGATTATATCAGCTGACCGGGCAAGAAGACCCCATGAATACAATATTTCAATTTATGAAGAATCTACAGACCTAACTAAATGTCCATTTGAGCACGGAAATGAAGATAAAACACCACCAGAGATATTTGCAATAAGACCCAATGGTTCCCCACCAAATACACCAGGATGGAAAGTTAGAGTTTTTCCAAATAAATATCCTGCGTTAAAAATAGAAAATCTGCCTATCAGAGAAGGAGAATTTATTTTTGAAAAAATAAGTGGTTTTGGTGCCCATGAGGTTATTGTGGAAACTCCAGACCATTTCAAACATATACAAGATTTTGAAGATGAAGATTTTATAAACATGTTCATTACATTCAAACAAAGGATTTTAGATTTATACAAAGACCTTAGGATAAAATATGTTCATGTGTTTAAAAATCATGGTAAAGAAGCAGGAAAAAGTATAGTACACAGTCATAGTCAGTTAATAGCCTTACCTATCATTCCAAAATTACAAAAAACGATGATACTCCAGTCAAAAAAATACTTTTATGAAAAAGAAAGATGTTATTTATGTGATGAGATAAAAACTGAAAAAAAATTAAAAATTAGAACAATTTATGAAAACGATAATTTTATAGCTTACTGTCCTTATGCAAGTTTATTCCCTTTTGAAATAAAAATAGCACCTGAATTCCATAGCCATGATTTTACAAACATATCAGATTTACAACTAAAAGACCTTGCAGATGTTTTAAAATTTTCAGTTAGAAAGCTTAACAAAACTCTTATAAACCCATCTTTTAACCTAATTCTTTACACTTCACCACCTATTAGAAATTCTATTACCGATGAAGAAATATACAAAGGTCTTGATTTACATTTTCATTGGCATATTGAGATTTTACCGCGAATAACAACTCTTGCAGGATTTGAACTTGGGACCGATTATTATATTAATCCAACGCCACCGGAAGATGCAGCAAAATATTTAATTGAGGTGATTTAA
- the metG gene encoding methionine--tRNA ligase, with amino-acid sequence MQEKFYVTTPIYYVNDVPHLGHAYTTVAADVLARYYRQIGVKTFFLTGTDEHGQKIQKAAEEKGISPKELADKTHLAFKELWKKLNISYDRFIRTTDPDHIKAVQYIFQKCHENGDIYLSEYESYYCVGCEEFKTETEIKDYDYKCPIHLKPCEKVKEESYFFRLSKYTDKLLEFYEKNPEFIQPDFRKNEVVAFVKQGLKDLSVSRKRDRVAWGIPVPFDPSHTIYVWFDALTNYLTAVGYPENLNEFWPADVHIVGKDILRFHAVYWPAFLMSAGLEIPKKVFAHGWWTVEGHKMSKSLGNVVDPFKAADEFGIDQLRYFLLREVPFGLDGDFSKSAVINRINSDLANDLGNLISRSLTMIHKFQNGKIEKPSVFKEIEEEYKNVYSKTLENYKNFIQKLEFSKSLEEVWQFIDWLNKYIVKVEPWKLNKEDKEYLKTTLYTLVDGIYAVVWMLNPFMPQKMTEALSMLNINEIKKDIKPYSFPTEITINQVVPLFPRVEIKEEEKKMEEVKQEEYITIDDFAKIKMRVGKVLEAEKVEKSDKLLKLKVSLGDEERIIVSGIAQYYEPQQLIGKNVIVLANLKPRKIFGIESHGMLLAAKDGERLTVLTTDKDVEVGSPVS; translated from the coding sequence ATGCAAGAGAAGTTCTACGTTACAACACCAATATACTATGTTAATGATGTTCCACACTTAGGACATGCATATACTACCGTTGCAGCAGATGTTCTTGCAAGATATTATAGACAAATTGGCGTAAAAACATTTTTCTTGACAGGAACAGATGAGCATGGTCAAAAGATTCAAAAAGCAGCAGAAGAAAAAGGAATTTCCCCAAAAGAGCTTGCAGATAAAACTCATTTAGCATTTAAAGAGCTTTGGAAGAAGCTTAATATAAGCTACGATAGATTTATCAGAACCACAGACCCAGACCACATAAAAGCAGTTCAGTATATTTTTCAAAAATGTCATGAAAATGGAGATATCTATCTTTCTGAATATGAAAGCTACTACTGTGTTGGATGTGAAGAGTTTAAAACAGAAACGGAGATAAAAGATTATGATTATAAATGTCCTATCCACTTAAAGCCTTGCGAAAAAGTCAAAGAAGAAAGCTACTTTTTTAGATTATCTAAATACACAGATAAACTTCTTGAATTTTACGAGAAAAACCCGGAGTTTATTCAGCCAGATTTTAGAAAAAACGAAGTTGTAGCCTTTGTAAAACAAGGATTAAAAGACCTTTCTGTATCAAGAAAAAGAGACCGTGTAGCATGGGGTATCCCTGTTCCTTTTGACCCATCTCACACTATTTATGTATGGTTTGATGCACTTACTAACTATCTGACAGCTGTTGGGTATCCAGAAAACCTTAATGAATTTTGGCCTGCTGATGTTCATATAGTTGGTAAAGATATTTTGAGATTTCATGCTGTATATTGGCCAGCATTTTTAATGAGTGCAGGGCTTGAAATTCCCAAAAAAGTCTTTGCCCATGGTTGGTGGACGGTAGAAGGTCATAAAATGTCTAAATCTCTTGGAAATGTAGTAGACCCATTTAAAGCAGCAGATGAGTTTGGCATTGACCAGCTTAGATACTTTTTATTAAGAGAAGTTCCGTTTGGACTTGATGGTGATTTTTCTAAATCAGCTGTAATAAACAGAATAAACTCAGACCTTGCAAACGACCTTGGCAATCTTATATCAAGAAGCTTAACAATGATTCATAAATTCCAAAATGGAAAGATAGAAAAACCTTCTGTTTTCAAAGAGATAGAAGAAGAGTATAAAAATGTTTATTCTAAAACCTTAGAAAATTATAAAAATTTTATTCAAAAGTTAGAGTTTAGTAAAAGTCTTGAAGAAGTTTGGCAGTTTATAGATTGGCTTAATAAATATATTGTAAAAGTAGAACCTTGGAAGTTAAACAAAGAAGATAAAGAGTATTTAAAGACAACGCTTTACACACTTGTAGATGGAATATACGCTGTTGTATGGATGCTAAACCCATTTATGCCGCAAAAAATGACAGAAGCTTTGAGTATGTTAAACATAAATGAAATCAAAAAAGATATTAAGCCTTATAGCTTTCCGACAGAAATAACAATAAATCAAGTAGTTCCATTATTCCCAAGAGTTGAGATAAAGGAGGAAGAAAAAAAGATGGAAGAAGTAAAACAGGAAGAATACATCACTATTGATGATTTTGCAAAAATAAAAATGAGAGTTGGAAAAGTGTTAGAAGCTGAAAAAGTTGAAAAATCAGATAAACTTTTAAAGTTAAAGGTAAGTCTTGGAGATGAAGAAAGAATAATAGTTTCAGGTATTGCACAGTATTACGAGCCTCAGCAGCTTATAGGTAAAAATGTAATTGTCCTTGCAAATTTAAAGCCAAGAAAAATCTTTGGAATAGAGTCTCACGGAATGTTATTGGCGGCAAAAGATGGAGAAAGATTGACAGTACTAACAACAGATAAAGATGTTGAGGTAGGAAGTCCAGTCTCTTAA